A part of Neoarius graeffei isolate fNeoGra1 chromosome 8, fNeoGra1.pri, whole genome shotgun sequence genomic DNA contains:
- the tmem265 gene encoding transmembrane protein 121: MLPSPQVCLSTLVTVSTMAVLDLYLLEQSMLGRGSRAWPAAWACTAVALGDLGFLLALRFVSAGVASEARSSRRAFASALWFLFLSLLELKLFFVCQNYRHERRPADPLARKTLTLLLSVGLPSLFLVLTGAEHVTPAHRKQEVRSRLLWVALDLLDVLDLQAGLWEEAQGGAVVPLWVDGVVFFYCYVLLLLLPCVSLTELALPGLRRARREAVYPWLSLFAINVMTLGLRAVGVLWYRDPRISTVFVGKNVLALAVKLRSAWDMHRNGSGGEQGEGGEGGGRNRSMGMDAEQVEQGQGGTTASTRDHTLLRTHGQSHIRLDHADSSLGSAYISQEL, encoded by the coding sequence ATGTTGCCTTCACCCCAGGTGTGTTTGTCCACCCTGGTGACGGTGAGCACGATGGCTGTGCTTGACCTCTATCTCCTGGAACAGAGCATGCTGGGGCGTGGAAGTAGGGCTTGGCCAGCTGCATGGGCATGCACAGCTGTGGCGCTTGGCGACCTGGGCTTCCTACTGGCGCTTCGTTTTGTGTCGGCTGGCGTGGCGTCAGAGGCACGTTCCTCGAGACGTGCCTTTGCCAGCGCTCTCTGGTTCCTGTTTCTGTCCTTACTGGAGCTCAAGCTTTTCTTTGTGTGCCAGAACTACAGGCATGAACGGCGGCCCGCTGACCCATTGGCGCGCAAGACCCTCACTCTCCTGCTCTCCGTGGGGCTTCCTTCACTCTTCCTGGTTCTGACAGGAGCTGAGCATGTGACGCCGGCACACAGGAAGCAGGAAGTTCGTTCCAGGCTCCTTTGGGTGGCGCTAGACCTGCTAGATGTGCTGGACCTACAAGCTGGTCTGTGGGAGGAGGctcagggtggtgcagtggtgccATTATGGGTTGATGGTGTTGTCTTCTTCTACTGCTATGTGCTACTGCTTctcttgccctgtgtctcactcaCCGAGCTGGCACTTCCAGGCCTGAGGCGAGCACGCAGGGAAGCTGTGTACCCGTGGCTCAGTCTGTTTGCCATCAACGTGATGACGCTGGGGCTCAGGGCTGTGGGTGTACTCTGGTACAGGGACCCAAGGATATCCACAGTGTTTGTGGGGAAGAATGTGCTGGCACTGGCTGTCAAGCTTAGATCAGCTTGGGATATGCACAGGAACGGTAGCGGTGGGGAACAGGGAGAAGGGGGTGAGGGTGGCGGGAGGAACCGAAGCATGGGGATGGATGCAGAGCAAGTGGAGCAAGGGCAGGGTGGCACAACTGCATCCACTCGGGACCACACACTCTTGCGCACTCATGGACAAAGCCATATAAGGCTGGATCATGCTGACAGCTCTCTGGGATCAGCCTACATTTCGCAGGAGCtttag